A genomic region of Bernardetia sp. ABR2-2B contains the following coding sequences:
- a CDS encoding ABC transporter ATP-binding protein, with protein sequence MKVIWRLMGFMRPFRSFVPFYILVSILAIIFGAINFTLLAPLLKILFLDETPTKIAVAVPTFSWSLTYFEDIFNYYFYKIIIEEGKMEALYFVCKVLVLTVFLSNIFRYLALFIVNTVRLKATVKLQNQLFKNILSLNVGYFSQERKGDLMSRFSNDAREVEVWVYNEFKVLIRAPLTFIVYFILLVYWSWELTLFAFIFLPISGGIIALISRKLRKSSDISQTVLGDMLSMLDELLSGIKIVSAFNAQNFILSRFEKLNELYRSSRTSYDNKRDISAPISEFLGVATIAVLLLYGGNMVLTEQITAGTFLVYIAVFSQIIPPIKDMSTLITNLQRGIIAGKRVFEVLDIQTSINDLPDAKELKQFSDKIEIKDLHFSYKISKEEEGITEKKVLDGINLTINKGEIVALVGMSGGGKSTLADLAARFYEPQQGEILLDNRSLNEWTLYSLRSQMGIVTQEAILFNDTIFNNIAFGIETATQEEVEKAAKIANAHDFIINSEEGYQTNIGDRGSKLSGGQRQRISIARAVLKNPAILILDEATSALDSESEQLVQEALYKLMEGRTTLVIAHRLSTIQHADKIVVINEGQVVEIGTHQNLIEKQGVYSKLVEMQMM encoded by the coding sequence ATGAAAGTGATTTGGCGATTAATGGGCTTTATGCGACCTTTTCGGTCTTTTGTGCCTTTTTATATTTTGGTTTCTATATTAGCAATTATTTTTGGAGCAATTAATTTTACACTTCTAGCTCCTCTTTTAAAAATTCTTTTTTTAGATGAAACACCTACAAAAATTGCTGTAGCAGTACCTACATTTTCTTGGTCATTGACTTATTTTGAAGATATTTTCAATTATTATTTTTATAAAATAATAATTGAAGAAGGAAAAATGGAAGCTCTTTACTTTGTTTGTAAAGTATTGGTTCTTACCGTTTTCTTATCTAATATATTTCGTTATTTAGCGTTATTTATTGTCAATACTGTTCGTTTGAAAGCAACCGTAAAACTTCAAAATCAACTTTTTAAAAATATACTTTCTTTGAATGTGGGTTATTTTTCACAGGAGCGAAAAGGGGATTTGATGTCTCGTTTTTCAAATGATGCTAGAGAAGTAGAAGTTTGGGTGTACAACGAATTTAAGGTTTTGATTCGTGCTCCTCTTACCTTTATAGTTTATTTTATTTTGCTTGTTTATTGGTCTTGGGAACTCACTTTATTTGCATTTATATTTTTACCTATTTCTGGTGGAATCATTGCCCTTATTTCCCGTAAACTTCGTAAAAGTAGTGATATATCTCAGACTGTATTAGGTGATATGTTGTCTATGTTAGATGAACTCTTATCAGGAATAAAGATTGTAAGTGCTTTTAATGCACAAAATTTTATTCTTTCAAGATTTGAAAAATTAAATGAACTTTACCGTTCTTCTAGAACCTCTTATGATAATAAAAGAGATATATCTGCACCTATTTCTGAGTTTTTAGGAGTCGCTACCATTGCAGTTTTATTATTATATGGTGGAAATATGGTTTTGACAGAACAGATAACTGCTGGAACTTTTCTCGTTTATATTGCTGTCTTTTCTCAAATTATTCCTCCTATAAAAGATATGTCCACACTCATTACTAACCTACAAAGGGGAATCATTGCAGGAAAAAGAGTTTTTGAAGTGTTGGATATTCAAACTTCTATTAATGACCTTCCTGATGCAAAAGAACTAAAACAATTTTCGGATAAAATAGAAATAAAAGATCTTCATTTTTCTTATAAAATCAGTAAAGAAGAAGAAGGAATCACAGAGAAAAAAGTTTTAGATGGGATAAACCTAACCATAAACAAAGGAGAAATAGTTGCTTTAGTAGGAATGTCAGGAGGAGGAAAATCTACACTGGCAGATTTGGCAGCTCGTTTTTATGAACCACAGCAAGGAGAAATTTTATTAGATAATCGTTCATTAAATGAATGGACTCTCTATTCTTTGCGTTCTCAAATGGGGATTGTTACCCAAGAAGCTATTTTATTTAATGATACAATTTTTAATAATATTGCTTTTGGAATAGAAACAGCAACACAAGAAGAAGTAGAAAAGGCTGCTAAAATAGCCAATGCACACGATTTTATTATCAATTCAGAAGAAGGTTATCAGACTAATATTGGAGATAGAGGAAGCAAACTTTCAGGAGGACAACGTCAGCGCATCAGTATTGCAAGAGCTGTTTTGAAAAACCCTGCTATCTTGATTTTAGATGAAGCTACTTCTGCCCTAGATTCTGAATCCGAACAGCTCGTACAAGAGGCTCTTTATAAATTAATGGAAGGAAGAACGACACTTGTGATTGCTCATAGGTTAAGCACTATTCAACACGCAGACAAGATTGTAGTAATCAATGAAGGACAAGTCGTTGAAATAGGAACACACCAAAATTTAATAGAAAAACAAGGTGTATATTCTAAGTTGGTAGAAATGCAGATGATGTAG
- a CDS encoding SpoIIE family protein phosphatase translates to MPFSYPQSELDSISQKATNTTGKKKKEIELLITQLDKAKKTKKVNLLLKVSEFYRTQLRDSDKALEYATKAVKNATELRDKKLIAQASIQAGALHRNKGESDFALTLLLRGLSTSEEIKNDSLQTDALHKIAVTYLLMRDFRQSYEYALKEEKLWRILGSQYGLASALNLKGISHIYLKRFDEAIESLEQGVVIAKKLENDDLLYKLFSNLADAHLKKEELGKATSYITKSTEITERLNDNYGNTVNMLKMGEIYSAKGEISKAINTAEKSVELAQKFHYAALARNGYEALREIYFKAGNYKKAFENQSLAVAMNDSLSNISRRHQVSNMQTYYESERKERENELLKEESKNKNLTLYLISAIALIAFLVGGLFIYRTQIKKKTITRLRNQNDEIRSVYEQMSKQATIINNTNTTLTESINYARRIQDAMQVNTTTIFEELNDYFIIDRPRDIVSGDCYWFEQRQGEFYVALADCTGHGIPGAFMTILCNSLLNDIFNSRAGTRSPAEMLIELHRRLIHYLHQQKSNVQDGMDIALCRINTSEKTLTYAGAKQPLLYVDKDGEFNRFKASSLPIGGHEVKIKRKFEDITIHYQTGDTLYISSDGFQDQFGGKNDKKFMSKRLYNMLTQTHKMPLEKQKIHLENQLEKWQANNDQTDDIMMIGIKLN, encoded by the coding sequence ATGCCTTTCAGCTATCCTCAATCTGAATTAGATAGTATTTCTCAAAAAGCTACAAATACAACAGGCAAAAAAAAGAAAGAAATAGAACTTTTAATAACACAACTAGATAAAGCTAAAAAAACTAAAAAGGTAAACTTACTACTAAAAGTTTCAGAGTTCTATCGAACGCAATTGAGAGATTCTGATAAAGCTTTGGAGTATGCAACAAAGGCAGTAAAGAACGCCACAGAATTAAGAGATAAAAAGCTAATTGCACAAGCCTCTATACAAGCAGGTGCATTACACCGAAATAAAGGAGAATCAGATTTTGCCCTTACTTTGCTTCTCAGAGGTCTTAGCACATCAGAAGAAATAAAAAATGACTCTTTGCAAACTGATGCTCTGCACAAAATTGCTGTTACTTATCTTCTGATGAGAGATTTTAGACAGTCTTATGAATATGCTTTAAAAGAAGAAAAACTATGGAGAATATTAGGTTCTCAATATGGGTTGGCAAGTGCCTTAAATCTGAAAGGAATCAGTCATATTTATCTCAAACGTTTTGACGAAGCTATTGAATCATTAGAGCAAGGAGTAGTCATTGCCAAAAAATTAGAAAATGATGATTTGTTGTACAAACTGTTTTCCAATCTAGCAGATGCACATCTGAAAAAAGAGGAATTAGGGAAAGCTACTTCATATATTACTAAAAGTACAGAAATTACAGAAAGATTGAATGATAATTATGGTAATACTGTCAATATGCTAAAAATGGGAGAGATTTATTCTGCTAAAGGAGAGATTTCAAAAGCCATCAATACAGCAGAAAAAAGCGTTGAATTGGCTCAAAAATTTCATTATGCAGCTCTTGCAAGAAATGGATATGAAGCATTAAGGGAAATCTACTTTAAAGCAGGAAATTATAAAAAAGCCTTCGAAAATCAGTCTCTTGCAGTAGCTATGAATGATAGTCTTTCTAATATTAGCCGTAGGCATCAAGTTTCGAATATGCAAACGTATTACGAGTCTGAACGAAAAGAGAGAGAAAATGAATTACTAAAAGAAGAGAGTAAAAACAAAAACTTAACACTTTATCTTATTTCAGCAATTGCTTTAATAGCTTTCTTAGTAGGTGGTTTGTTTATTTATAGAACACAAATTAAAAAGAAAACAATTACTAGGTTACGCAATCAAAATGATGAAATTCGTTCTGTTTATGAGCAAATGTCTAAACAAGCAACTATAATAAATAACACAAATACTACTCTTACTGAAAGTATAAACTATGCTCGTCGTATTCAAGATGCTATGCAGGTCAATACAACTACTATTTTTGAAGAGTTAAATGATTATTTCATAATAGATCGTCCTAGAGATATTGTAAGTGGGGATTGTTATTGGTTTGAGCAGCGTCAAGGAGAGTTTTATGTTGCTTTAGCAGACTGTACAGGACATGGAATACCAGGAGCTTTCATGACAATTCTTTGTAATTCTTTACTCAATGATATTTTTAATTCTCGTGCTGGAACTCGCTCTCCTGCTGAAATGCTTATAGAATTACATCGCCGTTTGATTCATTATTTACATCAACAAAAAAGTAATGTACAAGACGGAATGGATATTGCACTTTGCCGTATCAATACTAGCGAAAAAACACTGACTTATGCAGGAGCAAAACAACCTTTACTTTACGTGGATAAAGATGGAGAGTTTAATCGTTTCAAAGCAAGTTCGTTACCTATTGGTGGACACGAAGTAAAAATAAAACGTAAATTTGAAGACATCACTATTCATTATCAAACAGGAGATACACTTTATATTAGTTCTGATGGATTTCAAGACCAGTTTGGAGGAAAGAATGATAAAAAATTTATGAGCAAACGTTTATATAATATGCTTACTCAAACTCATAAAATGCCTTTAGAAAAACAAAAAATTCATCTAGAAAATCAGTTAGAAAAATGGCAAGCAAATAATGACCAAACTGATGATATAATGATGATAGGAATAAAGTTGAATTAA
- the pdxA gene encoding 4-hydroxythreonine-4-phosphate dehydrogenase PdxA, which yields MENENSKSYYPFESDSEGRDNFQKKERPKRFRPKIGISMGDFNGIGIEVILKTLTDSRVLELCVPVIFGAARAFSHYKKLLNIDFTFQQHFIDDENLANSIHTQKINIVNCSSAKIEVEAGKVTTEAGACALAALEGATKAMQEGWIDALVTAPINKDNIQSETFNFPGHTEYLTEKFSVEKIKDSLMFLVHENLRVGVVTGHIPLKDIPTAVTAEKITSKLSLMLHSLEQDFGISKPKVALLGLNPHAGENGLLGSEEKDIILPVIEKFRQKKQLVYGAFPSDGFFGAKEYEKFDGILAMYHDQGLIPFKTLAFNEGINFTAGLPVVRTSPDHGTAYGIAGKNIADESSFRNALFLAIDTVKSRMDFERTSQEKNQQKQRRKEERRRNRN from the coding sequence TTGGAAAACGAAAATTCAAAATCTTATTATCCTTTCGAATCTGATTCAGAAGGTAGAGACAACTTTCAAAAAAAAGAACGCCCAAAACGTTTTCGCCCAAAAATAGGTATTTCTATGGGTGATTTTAATGGTATTGGCATAGAAGTAATCTTAAAGACACTTACAGATTCTAGAGTTTTAGAACTTTGTGTTCCTGTTATTTTTGGTGCAGCTAGAGCTTTTTCTCATTATAAAAAATTATTAAATATAGATTTTACATTTCAACAGCATTTTATAGATGATGAAAATTTAGCTAATTCTATTCATACCCAAAAAATAAACATTGTAAATTGTAGTTCTGCAAAAATCGAAGTAGAGGCTGGAAAAGTTACAACAGAAGCTGGTGCATGTGCTTTAGCAGCTTTGGAAGGAGCAACAAAAGCCATGCAAGAAGGTTGGATTGATGCCCTTGTTACTGCGCCGATTAATAAAGATAATATTCAATCCGAAACATTTAATTTTCCTGGTCATACTGAATATTTGACTGAAAAATTTAGTGTAGAGAAGATAAAAGATAGCTTGATGTTTTTGGTTCATGAGAATTTACGTGTCGGAGTTGTTACGGGTCATATTCCATTAAAAGACATTCCTACTGCTGTTACAGCCGAAAAAATCACGAGCAAACTTAGCTTGATGTTGCATTCTTTAGAGCAAGATTTTGGGATTTCAAAGCCAAAAGTTGCTCTACTAGGACTTAATCCACATGCAGGGGAAAACGGACTTTTAGGAAGTGAAGAAAAAGATATTATTCTACCTGTTATAGAAAAATTTCGACAAAAAAAACAGTTGGTTTATGGAGCTTTTCCTTCTGATGGTTTTTTTGGAGCAAAAGAATATGAAAAATTTGATGGTATTTTGGCAATGTATCACGACCAAGGACTTATTCCGTTCAAAACACTTGCCTTTAATGAGGGAATAAACTTTACAGCTGGTTTGCCTGTTGTTAGAACTTCTCCAGACCATGGAACAGCCTATGGAATTGCAGGAAAAAATATAGCCGACGAAAGTTCGTTTCGGAATGCTTTATTTTTAGCAATTGATACTGTTAAAAGTAGAATGGATTTTGAGAGAACTAGCCAAGAAAAAAATCAGCAAAAACAAAGACGCAAAGAAGAACGTAGAAGGAATAGAAATTAA